From Apium graveolens cultivar Ventura chromosome 9, ASM990537v1, whole genome shotgun sequence, the proteins below share one genomic window:
- the LOC141685968 gene encoding uncharacterized protein LOC141685968 has protein sequence MNTDADAAGPSGHALQQTVQKKIDELLRSIGKCLKKYDQLPQPPATYLNNGTNNLILEETSYNMVEMEREHSKLLQACTEQQMSVYDVLMGTVHGGSGGLFFVYASFGIAATLMPGGRTAHSRFKIPILLDEFSTYNIAHDSDIAQLIKQTDLIIWDEAPMQHRFAFECLDRSLRDIMKAVDPSRFDMPFGGITVILGGYFRQILPVITFGSRADIVAACITRSRLWQLCNIYVLTENMRLRQGSTDLEIEDLKWFTQWVLYIGNGNVLPPRVTDMPYMENRILIPPRFCDLNMENSIENMISIIFPGFLESCRDPEYLSKRAVLTPTNQTVGHLNSLIVDMVPGDSISYFSVDSAEEFGGTNEDLNIAFPVEYLNSLNVAGMPPHDLKLKVVMW, from the exons ATGAAtacagatgctgatgcagctggtccttcaggacatgcacttCAGCAAACTGTTCAGAAAA AAATTGATGAGTTGCTTAGGTCTATTGGGAAATGTTTGAAAAAATATGATCAGTTGCCACAGCCTCCTGCTACTTATTTGAATAATGGGACTAATAATTTGATCTTAGAGGAAACAAGTTATAACATGGTTGAAATGGAGAGGGAACACTCTAAATTATTGCAAGCGTGTACTGAACAACAAATGAGTGTGTATGATGTTTTGATGGGTACTGTACATGGTGGATCAGGGGGTCTCTTCTTTGTTTACG CATCCTTTGGAATAGCGGCGACTTTGATGCCCGGAGGGAGGACTGCTCACTCCCGTTTCAAGATTCCAATTTTGTTGGATGAATTTTCAACTTACAACATTGCGCATGATTCAGATATTGCCCAGTTGATCAAGCAAACGGATCTTATAATATGGGATGAGGCTCCGATGCAGCATAGGTTCGCTTTTGAATGTTTGGATCGATCGTTGAGGGATATTATGAAGGCTGTGGATCCATCTCGGTTTGACATGCCATTTGGTGGGATTACTGTTATCCTTGGGGGTTATTTCCGACAAATCCTTCCTGTTATTACTTTTGGTTCTCGAGCAGATATTGTTGCAGCATGCATAACACGATCACGTCTTTGGCAGCTGTGCAATATTTATGTGCTAACTGAGAATATGCGTCTTAGGCAGGGCAGTACTGATTTGGAGATAGAGGATTTAAAGTGGTTTACGCAGTGGGTTCTGTATATTGGCAATGGAAATGTTCTTCCACCTAGGGTTACGGATATGCCCTATATGGAAAATCGGATCTTGATACCTCCACGATTCTGTGATTTAAATATGGAAAATTCAATTGAAAATATGATTTCGATTATTTTTCCTGGATTTTTGGAAAGTTGCCGTGATCCAGAATATTTGAGCAAAAGAGCTGTGCTGACTCCTACTAATCAGACGGTTGGGCACTTGAATTCTCTTATTGTTGACATGGTTCCAGGTGATTCGATTTCGTATTTCAGTGTTGATTCCGCTGAGGAGTTTGGTGGGACGAATGAAGATTTAAATATAGCGTTCCCTGTAGAATATTTGAATTCTCTAAATGTTGCAGGGATGCCGCCTCATGATTTGAAGCTCAAGGTTGTGATGTGGTGA
- the LOC141682518 gene encoding uncharacterized protein LOC141682518 codes for MCQRQVSAHLHIKYIKETGSWYTIVSTGCGDKIEMAQDVWCCGSCNRIVLFPDNRYKVIVVASDETGAIELLLGDLQIRTLLGIRDVQLLQQSTEEEDFPLVFKSVTKQKYTVKLLIKEINVVNKATIYWVTNICKSFIDPNSHL; via the exons ATGTGCCAGAGACAGGTTTCTGCGCATCTGCACATTAAGTACATAAAAGAAACAGGTTCATGGTACACTATTGTTTCCACTGGTTGTGGTGATAAGATAGAAATGGCTCAGGATGTGTGGTGTTGTGGTAGTTGCAACCGGATAGTTCTGTTTCCTGATAACAG GTACAAAGTTATTGTTGTGGCATCTGATGAAACTGGTGCGATCGAACTCTTACTTGGTGACCTGCAAATTCGTACCCTTCTTGGAATAAGGGATGTGCAGCTTCTACAGCAG AGTACCGAGGAAGAAGATTTTCCTTTGGTGTTCAAGAGTGTGACTAAACAAAAATACACTGTTAAGCTACTGATAAAGGAAATCAATGTGGTTAACAAAGCTACAATATACTGGGTTACAAACATTTGCAAGAGCTTTATTGATCCAAATAGCCATCTGTAA